In Plasmodium brasilianum strain Bolivian I chromosome 12, whole genome shotgun sequence, the genomic window GTATGTAACTGAGGGGCTTCATCAGATGTTTTATGCACTTGAGTGGCTTCATCAATTGGTGGATGTACTTGATCATCTTTATGAGTTAATGGATGTAACTGAGTAGGTTCATCAGATATTGGATGTACATGAGCATACTCACCAGTTATAGGATTTAACCGAGTGACTTGATCAGTTGTTGGAAGTACTTGAGTGTCTTCACCAGTTACTGTATGTAACTGAGTGGCTTCATCAGATGTTGGATGTACTTGAGTGTCTTCACTAGTTATTGGATATAATCGAGTAGCTTCATCATTTGTTAGATGTAATCGAATAGCTTCATCTGATGTTGGATGTATCTGATCATCTTTGTAAGTTAACGGATGTAACTGAGTGGCTTCATCAATTGTTGGATGTACTCGATCACCTTTATGAGTTAAAGGATGTAACTGAGTGGCTTCATCAATTGGTGGATGTACTTGATCATCTTTATGAGTTAAAGGATGTAACCAAGTAGCTTCATCAGATGTTGGATGTGTATGATCGTCTTTATGAGTAAATGGATGTAACTGAGTGACCTCATCAGTTGTTGGATGTATATGATCGTCCTTATGAGTAAATGGATGTAGCCCAGTGGCTTCATCAATTGTTGGATGTGCTTGATTGTCTTTATGAGTTAAAGGATGTAACTGAGTGGCTTCATCAATTGTTGGATGTACTCGATCATCTTTATGAGTTAAAGGATGTAACTGAGTATCTTCATCAGATGTTGGATGTATTTGAGTGGCTTCATCAGTTTTTGGATGTAATCGAATAGCTTCATCAGATGTTGGATGTACTTGATCATCTTTATGAGTTAATGAATGTAACTGAGTGGCTTTATCAGATGTTGGATGTGCATGAGTGGCTTCATTAGTTGTTGGATGTACTTGAGTGTCTTCACCAGTTACTGTATGTAACTGAGTGgcttcatcattttttggATTTAATCGAATAGCTTCATCAGATGTTGAATGTACCTGATCATCTTTATGAGTTAATGGATGTAACCGAGTATCTTCATCAGATGTTGGATGTACTTGAGTGTCTTCACCAGTTATTGTATGTAACTGAGTAGGTTCATCAGATGTTGGATGTACTTGACTGCCTTCACCAGTTAATGGATAATCTTGAGTTGCTTCATAGGTTGTTGGATGCACTTGAATGTCTTTATGAGTTATCGGATTCTGTTGAGAAGCTTCATCGGTTGTTGAACGTACTTGATCGTCCTTATGAGTAAATGGATGTAACTGAGTGGTTCCATCAGTTGTTGAATGTACTTGATCGTCTTTATGAGTTAACGGATGTAACTGAGTAACTTCATTGCTTGTTGGACGTACTTGGTCATCTTTATGAATTACTAGATCTACTTGAGTTTGTTCACCAGTTAGTGGATTCTGTTGCATGATTTCATTGCTTGTTGGGTGTACTTGAGTGGCTTCATGAGCTATTGGATGTAACTGAGAGTCTTCATAAGTTGCATATGTATTTTGGGAATTATAATCTGATTCGATAtcttttcctattttttcataCCACGGTATGTATTTTGTCACGGTTTCATATGGTAGTTGATTTTGTTTCTTAACATTAGTTAACATCATTTCTTCTGTAGCATTTTCACGGAGTATTTTATGTGGTATCTCTGTTTTATCTGTTAATTGATGATTTTTCGTAGTATCATCTGATACTGTTTcttctattatattttcatccTTAATTTTGTATTGTCCCTCTGTTTCATGTGGTGTTCTTTCTTGATTCTCAGCATTATCTTTCACAATCACTTCCTTACCTCTTTCATTGGTTATATGATGTCCACTTACAGTTTCATTTAGTACTTGTTggttctttttaatattatttgctACTATTTCGTTTATATTGTGTTCATCGTGTATATGTTGTTCTCCTGTCGTTTCCAATGGTACTTCAACCTCTTTGTTAGTATCATCTGATACTCTATGGTGAATACTAGTTTCTTCTggtatttcatatttttttattatctgaTCTGATACTTGGTGATTCTTCTTTGTCTTATCTAAGTTTGTGTGTagtgtaaaatttttatcgaTTATACTGTATTCTTCTGATGCTTCATTTGCTAAGTCTCTATTTTCCCCATTATAATCTGAAACTATTTCATTTCCAATATTTTCATCTGTTTCGTAAACCTCTTTCATATCTTCATTTGGATCTACGTGTTTTCTAATACTATGGAGAGTTATTTCATGTGTACTTTTGTTTTCATCTGGCACTTGAAAATTTTTCGTGTTACCATCTGATATTATTTCCTCTGTGATAGATTCATCTGCTGTTTTTGGTTTTTCCTCATTATGCTCAGGTAATGAATTATCACTTATGGTATGAATTTGTAGTTTATGTTCTGTACTACTCACATTGGGAGGAGTATGTTCGATGGTTGATTTATTTGGTACTTtatttgcttcttttttatcatgGCTATCTGTTTGATATTCCTTTTGTATTATATGACTCTCTGGATGGTTATCAGAAtgtttttcttctatttcttCTCTTTCATTTTCCACTTCATTAGGAAAATTAATTGTGTGTTCTTCCTTTCCTTGTGATTCACCTTCGTTTACCTTTTCTCCTGGTAAACTAttatactcttttttttctgcacttaatatttcactttttccatttatattCTCACTTGTAGAGTGATGTTCATATGTTGGAGCTGTAGTTCCAATAACATGTTTACCTAGCTTTGTATTTTCCCTGTATAGTACATGTCTTATATGAGGTTGAATAATTGTATGTATGCTATCATTTTCTTCTCTTATTTTTCCATTAGTATTTTTACGTAAATCTACTATTTCAGTATTTTCTAATCTTCTTTGACTTCTTTCTTCTTCTGGCATTTGTCGTTCGTTTATTGATCCATGTAATACAAGgattccattttttccttctcttAGTAAttgattttgttttatatttttatatttcttttcagACTTTTCTATTCCTTCATTTATCACCTGATGTTCTTCCAGCGTGTTTACTGTATccttactttttattttttcatcatccGTCAATAAATGTTCTATCTCTTTGTTTACTGCTCCCTtaccttttaatttttcgtcTCCAGTTATATCATGTTCTTCCTCTTTACTTACGACTTCGTTACttccttctttttctatATCTATCGATCCTTGCTCTACCTCTTTATTTACTGCTCCCGTGCCTCTtaatttttcgttttctGTAAACTCATTTCCTACCTCTTTATTTACTACTTCCTTACTTCTTTCCCTTTCGTTTTCCTTAAGTGCATcattttcttgtttttcatttttctgtATATGGTTTTCTTCGTGTAATTCTGAATTATGTTTATTGTTCTCATCATTTCTTATCTCATTTGTCCTTTTATAAGTAGGTGTTCCATTCTGATCAGTTACAATTCTCTCATGTGATGTATCTCTACTATCTTCTACTCTTGCAGAATCGTCTACATTGCTAGATACAACATGTtcgtttatattttgtatatgatcatcgctattattattattattaattggAGAATTTATATTGTCATTTTCTTCTGTGGTTATTGAATTATAACTTGAAGTTTGTCCaccttttatattatttataatgttcTCTCTTGATCTATtatttgtactttttttcgTAGTCACATCTTCGGTAAGGGTACCAGGAACATTAAACacaattttttcatcttttttaagAAGATCATTATTCACAATAATTTCTTTCTCCTTTTCTTCGTCCTCtctatttattatatcatcTGTAATTAATGCACTTCCAGCACTTTGCGCTactttctctttattttcgTCTTCACCTGCCACTTTTGAATCTTCATCTATAACTTTCACACCTTCATCTGTCACATACACATTTGAATCTACCACCTTCGCACCTGCATTTATCACTTTCACACCTCCACCTACAACTTTTGTACCTTCATCTGTCACATTCATATCTGCATCTTTCATCTTCGCACTTTTGTCTAtcacttttttaatttcatcaACTTTTTCACCGCCATTTGTCACTTTTGTACTTTCATCTGTCGCTTTCGTACCTACATTTTCCACTTTCGTATCTACATCTTCCACTTTCGTACCTACATCTTCCACTTTCATATCTACATCTTCCACTTTCATATCTACATCTTCCACTTTCGTATCTACATCTTCCACTTTCGTACCTACATCTTCCACTTTCGTACCTACATCTTCCACTTTCGTACCTACATCTTCCACTTTCGTACCTACATCTTCCACTTTCGTATCTACATCTTCCACTTTCGTATCTACATCTTCCACTTTCATATCTACATCTTCCACTTTTGTATCTACATCCTCCACTTTCGTACCTACATCTTCCACTTTCATATCTACATCTTCCACTTTCATATCTACATCTGTCACTTTCGTACCTACATCTTCCACTTTCGTATCTACATCTTTCACTTTCGTACCTACATCTTCCACTTTCGTATCTACATCTTCCACTTTCGTACCTACATCTTCCACTTTCGTATCTACATCCTCCACTTTCACACCTCTATCTTCCGTTTTCATACTTCCAGCTGTCAATTTAGAAGGTGCATCTTCCACTTTAGAACCTCCATCTGTCAATTTCGCACCTGCATCTTCCAATTTCACATCTGAATTTGCCACCTTCACCCCCGCATCTGCAACGTTTTTACTTTCGCCTTTTACATCTCCCCCGGTTTCATCAACTTTCCCCATTTCTTCTATATATCCCTCGTCCTCTCTCATAAGCCTATACTGTTTTTCGATCATTGCATtaaatctattttttatctgtTCCTTTACCTCTTGTATTTTGCGTGCGTTAGCTTGTTCTTCTGTTTCACCTTTTCTTGTACTCTCGATTTCTCTTCTGATacttttttctataatacTAGTTTCATGTGCCTCATTTAAACGTTTAGTTAGCATATCTAAATAAGATAAATCttctccattttttatttggtcATCTGTACACTTTGGCAAATCAGAACATTCTTCATAATGTTCTACAATttcatgaaataaaatacgaggattaaatttatatcctTTACCACATACACCCCtgcattcatatattttgtttggACATTCTATACGAAAATCTTCTTTTACTGCTATATCATAATCAAATACAACTCTACATGTAGGATCATAATATTGCCTATACTTAACAGATTCACTAACAGTAATTTTTAAAGGTATTTCTCGTTGTCTTTTTCTAAATTCACATGGTCCACTCCAGTCAGACCAATCACCATACCTTGAACATGTTGCACCATACTGTAAAtgataacaaaatttttttaaacctCCAACACTTGAATTATCGAATgaattttgtataaaatgtGAAAGAGCATAACCTATATCTTTATCATATCGAGCTTCTGAAAGTTTGTTAACTGTATATATTGAATAGCTATTAACTTctgatatgaaaaaaataccaACATTCTTACTTCTGATTTCTCTAATGTAATTTACTAATTCATCTGAATATTCTGATAAATCAACTTCTGAATATTTCTTACAAATAACTATAACATTTTTCGCATTTTTAAAGGATTcattctttaatatatattcttcatAATATTCTCTTAAGGATGAAAATAAATCTGTTTTTACTGGTGCTAAatgaacataattttttattacccTCTTCATTTCTTTAGAAAATGGTAATAGTTGTATTTTATCAAAACTTTGAAtgttcttatatattattttattactatatataattgtacttaaataattatttttatttttcttcatatatatacttgttcCCATAAGTGTAAACGtcatattttctataaaagATTTACTCTGGATCTCTGAACTGAtaagaaaatgtatattcattCCTTTGCAAAAATCGAGAACGAAATTTCTGGAGGTCtctaaatatgtaaaaaaggaatgaaTATGTATAAGCGTGAGTCTAAATGAATGTAGCTGTAAATGTAGTTGCAAATGTAGATGTATACAAGATGAAGCTGTCTATGTAGATGACAATGCACAAATAATCACAGTGCAAACTTCAAACATAATTAAAtcaaaaatttgtttatagTAACAGCAGTTTTAACCgaattttatacataaataagtaaaaagaaataaatacacaaacgtgaaaaaaaaagcatcatatataatatgtgaaACGTATGAAGACTTGTAATgttattttaacatatataaacgttATGGACACATGAAGAATGAGAAATGGTATATCATTACatgataaatttttgtaaatatattctttaataaTACAGATATTTGAACATGTAGAACTTAAAAAACTGTTCTAccgaataaaaaaatattttaaaaattgttttatatataatagtgaCAAGGTGCAAggaatttttgttttcctttttcttctcttttttttgttctttttttttattttttcttaccTAAAAAGTTCTTTCTGAGACTTGATCCATAAGCcaagtgaaaaaaatttacaatagtaagaaatataaaaaacttcatttttaaaactaaaaaaattaacacagTAATGACCAAAAATGACTAAGTTtcaatttcaaaaattttagcAGAGGTCAAATCACTAATATGGTATTCATAACATGAAGTTATGTGATTTTATAATAGTGtaattttatacttatttttaaatctatatgttctttataatatttttcttatgttACATCTGGTTTTATTCTTACTCctttattcttaatttttttttctttttttattgtaatattagaacaattcttttcttttatttcaaataaaGTTAGAGTAtaggtatatgtatacgtgtacataaatatatatatatatatatatatatgtatataaaatataaataaaatatataatgcagAAGAGGATCtataaaaatgcataaatgtataactGTAACGGaataaagaagaatataACAAAAGAGTTAGCTAATTTacagctttaaaaaaaagttttgcCACCAGGAAGATAAGacactattattatattttatttttttattttgtaacaGGAAAATATGGACATAAATAAAGGgagtaataatatacatatatatgcttcttatacaatttttgaagaaaaaaattcttttaaatttgtgGTTCCCTACATAATACTTTAAgaagaattattttaaaatttgatgcaataatgatattatattatacggCATTAGAACCGGTAATGAATGCATGCAGACAGGATAAAAAGCAGACCGTTCTGGATAATTTAgctttttttagtttttttttttttttttttttttttttttttattaattttgaagGAAATATAATGATTACTTTTTTGGAGAACAgtatatatcaatatttttcctttctcGAATTATAATTGTTTTCTTCCGATGGGATATATTTTAGGATCTGTTCCATTTAATGAGAATGcaaaaaggatatatataaaacaaattagaaaacatttatttttatcatcatatattttatattattttgtttattaatgagtaataaaaaaattttgctaTTATAagggttaaaaaaaaaaaaaataaaataataatagatttaagatatatatatcagtcaaaataattttttaaggtaattttttttgagatATCAAAGTGttaacacttttttttttttttatataaacataattcCATATCCACAGCTCAAAAGTTACTACGTTTTTTCACTCTTGTAATTTTCGCCATACTCttcaaatatgtaaaaaaaaaatgtatagaCGGTACAAAATGATGCATAGattatattttccatataaTTAAACCGTTTTCATTTTACGTTTCTATAGTATAGAAAGGTTCTAGTAGCATTCTAGATGAATGGATGGGAGtaagagtaaaaaaaaaagtggtAAAGCTCAGGTTTTCCtaaattttccatttttttaaataatggtAAACAcacagtatatatatatgtgggtACCTTCATAGctacttcttttttattgtgTGTAAATAACACGCATTAGACttcttaaaaaatgatgttcatataattttgaGAAATACGTTTTCCTGaatgattatattttaaaaatttactgggataaaataatttgtgaaaaatgttattttgcTAATTTCTTTTGTCTTGTCATAAAACTAACAAAGACGTTGGacctaaataaaaaattacctGACTTTTCAAAATTGTTAACGAAGTTGTGCAGGAAAATTCTGAACATAATGCTGCGAAAAATAAACCTTGATTTTGTATAAATTGCTGCGCCTTCTCCATATCTTATTCTTACAGTtcgaatataaaaaaaatattggaaAGACATGTTAACAAGgatggaaaaattatttctaaaaattataactatattaatgtttatttttgcaaAGTATCCTTTTATTTTGGTGCTGAATTGATAGCTATAGATATGATATGTATGTACagatattttatgtttatgtacaCTAGAAGGCgcaataatatgaacaaataataCCAATATCGTTTcctttaaatattaattattctttcaaagaatatataaaacccATAGTCATTTACTTGGTAATAAGAATGTTTACGTCAAAGGAATTTGTACTAGTAGAAAGGTGCAACTGGAAAAAGGGAGcgaacatataaatatatgtcgtacgattatataaaaaagaaactaATAAGATGGTTagaataaatgttttttaaaaattcaaaaggCTTTTACGTCCTAAATACGCACAAcagaaattttaatgaatatttttttttttttttaggacCATGCTTTTGtagcattttaaaaataaaacagattTTTCATAGTTTTCCGGGCTTTCAGAATAATGCagcaattttgtttttacttttttttttttttttttttttcagttctTATAGATATTTACTCTATACTTCACAAATAGAAATGTGCATCAATTTCTTTTATGCaagaattaattatatttaggCTTTTCATTTATCATACAAAAAGGGACTCCCTATGACTGATTTTATTCTATATAGAAAATTTgctcatttttatatatgcgtaATTCCTCTACGATTAATACTTGTGCTTTTACTTgcattttttactattttttttgtggaACTTTCacattaacatttttatttttgacgCTTTGACTTGTTTTGTTATACTCGgctaaattttgttttattttattttgttatatcttttttttttttaatacaagTGCAAAATGTGCacaaatttctttttacgcatttatttttaaggtTGTGAAGGGGCTTTTCCCAATAGCTAAGATATACCTTAATCCTTTTTAAgaaaagtaataattatacttatcttttccttttttaaatgcaaatgttaaattaaattttagaaaattaacactttttttttttatcaaaaaaggaagagagagaagaaaaaaaaaaaaaaaatgcatggGAGAAGAGCAAACAATTCTAAAGAtgagaatataaaattagaaaaagtCAAAGAATTAATCCCATTAGTAAatgatttaattaaaaagaagagagcaaatatatatgaaaaggaATACGTTGATATAACAACggctattttaaaaaaatgccCTTATCTCCAAACACTGTGGAATTATAGGAGGGAATATTTTGAATCCATAAAAGATGAATACGTAAATGTGAATGTTGATACTAACGATGTTAAGGAAGGTTATTTATtctaatagaaaaaaaaaaaaaaaaaaggaaaaaaaagcaattCTTTTGAATGTGTACCCTATGCGCATACTTTTTAGCGATTTTCACTTCACACTTATCAATGTCTACTGTTTAAGCGTACATGTGTATGCACAGTTATAAACGTTTGTGTATTGATTCTTAAAAGCATCTTTGGAATAATTGGGATGAGTTTTTTTGTGGTTTATCCTGCAATATATGCTCCATTTTTTTCTCCAATATATACTCTATTTTGTTGATTAAtttattgttcatatttttcgttAATTTATGGTCCATATTTTTCGTTAATTTATGGTCCATTTTTTTCGCTAATTTATGGTACGTTTTTTCTCCAAATTTTGatccatttttttctcaaaCTTTTTCTGGTAGATGCGGACAAAAAGAATTGCTCTAAACAGCGCTTGAACgaattaaaaaagatgatGCAAAACGAAAATATAATGATTGAAGAAATCCTGAGTAGATTTAACAAGTGCAACGAATTGTGGTTTCATAAATTATGGGTAGTAAAATATTgcttgaaaaataatttaacaaatattCAAGATTTACTAGAAGAgctaaaatattgtaaaggTTCCTTTTATAAAGATGACAGAAATTACCATTGTTGGAATTACAGGTCTTATGTAAttgcgtgtatatatatatcaataagAAAGAATGAAAGGGAAAAAGTAGGAGGTAATAATAGAgttgaacaaaatgaaagtaaTAACGTTATTGCACAAgattgtaataattttaatgtacATAGATTGAATTACGAACTATCGAAAGAACTAATTGAAcacaatttttcaaatttttctgCTTGGTTTTTGAAATATTCTTTGAAAGAATCGTTTATCAATATAAATGATGAGTTaaacttaataaaaaatgcaatTTTTACAGACCCATTTGATCAAAGCTTATGGGAGTTTTATAGATGGTTCCTTTTTCAAAAAGGGAATTACaaagaagaaattttttttatcctattACAAGataattctatttattttttttttcaaaacttAGTTAAAGTAAATGTGGATAAATCTAAGTGTTACAATTTAAATAGTGAGGAAATAAGTGGAGTCTGGAATAAACAATTAATTACTATGAACAATCCACTGGACAATTTGGAAtcttatgtatacatttttaaagctaatgaaaaattttctcTAAGTCATTTCACATATCTAAagttttctttatattattttaaatacaatatatatgaacatgataaaataaattatggaaaaaacATATTACAAGATTTGCTAACTGGTTGTGATTATTCTTTAAAGGAAGAAAACCAATTTGAATATAGCATAGTGTACGAAATTAATTTTCAGtacttttcaaaaaatgaacattttaaattattacaagattataacaataaaaatagaaaaagctGTCGTTTCTCAAGTAAAAAAGAttgtacaaatatttatgctagtttatatgaatatataaattattccaATATTCTCTTAAGTACAGCAAGAAATATGGATTTTGGTTTGTTGCAATCTGAActtgaacaaataaatgaattactATATTTAGAGAGTAACTGCAAGTTTGCATTATTTACAAAGTGAGCAATACCAATTTATACTTACTCGTGCATAAGcgtatgtatacacatatttgcTTATATATTGGTGCAGGCCCTTTGAATATTTGACAGTGCGTTATAcattcaaatatatgtatgtttaaaaaatgaaaataagaaaaaacattatgttaattttgtagatttgaaatattaaaaagactGGAAAAATTCGACCAAATGTTCCAATTACTTGAGCTGTTGAAGAATGTTGACCACATCAGGGTGCA contains:
- a CDS encoding geranylgeranyl transferase type-2 subunit alpha, whose product is MHGRRANNSKDENIKLEKVKELIPLVNDLIKKKRANIYEKEYVDITTAILKKCPYLQTLWNYRREYFESIKDEYVNVNVDTNDVKEDADKKNCSKQRLNELKKMMQNENIMIEEILSRFNKCNELWFHKLWVVKYCLKNNLTNIQDLLEELKYCKGSFYKDDRNYHCWNYRSYVIACIYISIRKNEREKVGGNNRVEQNESNNVIAQDCNNFNVHRLNYELSKELIEHNFSNFSAWFLKYSLKESFININDELNLIKNAIFTDPFDQSLWEFYRWFLFQKGNYKEEIFFILLQDNSIYFFFQNLVKVNVDKSKCYNLNSEEISGVWNKQLITMNNPLDNLESYVYIFKANEKFSLSHFTYLKFSLYYFKYNIYEHDKINYGKNILQDLLTGCDYSLKEENQFEYSIVYEINFQYFSKNEHFKLLQDYNNKNRKSCRFSSKKDCTNIYASLYEYINYSNILLSTARNMDFGLLQSELEQINELLYLESNCKFALFTKFEILKRLEKFDQMFQLLELLKNVDHIRVQYYNDWEVELRIQKKIYNYYQDSEIDDSNKVLDLSGLNIDRIDYPLMIEAFFIPKINLSNNLISVSCTGKFTVNFLYNLKELDLSNNKIKNFVNLMKNLYNLKLLKKLDVSNNDLVNFDEDLDNFEFVILPILKEINIMDSNISTLLNQKYKDKSKLNTFDVVRDKHKMVLSR